Proteins found in one Zea mays cultivar B73 chromosome 1, Zm-B73-REFERENCE-NAM-5.0, whole genome shotgun sequence genomic segment:
- the LOC100273820 gene encoding F-box protein At1g10780-like codes for MDTLPEGVVQHILSQLSNARDVAGCAAVARCWRDCVAFLPSLYFPRGAFEALAGGPASAVAFADDAIGRMVDAAARLEELVVYCPFSASLLPHWLAARAATLRVLELRMDSAAADKSGHLNLDSIGVAAGLEELRLWGLTMTRAPAWGRMERLRVLEIVSAILVDAAVNDVLAACPNLTDLSLLGCQCDGEAVISLASLERCRLDFLGSGNSSLRFAAPRVESLEVQGFSFIYLQGGNRLKHLTISKNTGSVHHVEMGKLPELDQLSLRGVQWSWGAISSVLQCASEVKHLVMKVEFSGDYDTLQPFPEIDLVEFFNSHPKLRKFEVHGAMFAALSQENSLKNLDSRFVIPFLEQVVVTVRSSLNAKQKLNTLKSVVRYSVRLRRMIIRISQMKNCHAAGDDFFEEICKFTYMNSGTVCIE; via the exons ATGGACACGCTCCCAGAAGGCGTCGTGCAGCACATCCTCTCGCAGCTCAGCAACGCCCGCGACGTGGCCGGCTGCGCCGCCGTCGCCCGCTGCTGGCGCGACTGTGTGGCCTTCCTTCCGTCGCTCTATTTTCCGCGGGgcgcctttgaggccttggccgGCGGACCGGCGTCGGCCGTGGCCTTCGCCGACGACGCCATCGGTCGGATGGTcgacgccgccgcgcgcctcgaGGAGCTCGTCGTGTACTGCCCCTTCTCCGCGTCCCTGCTCCCGCACTGGCTCGCGGCGCGGGCCGCCACGCTGCGCGTGCTCGAGCTACGGATGGACTCCGCCGCCGCTGACAAGTCGGGGCACCTGAATCTCGATTCTATCGGGGTGGCCGCGGGCCTCGAGGAGCTCAGGCTGTGGGGGCTCACGAtgacgcgcgcccccgcgtgggGCCGGATGGAGCGGCTCCGCGTGCTGGAGATCGTCAGCGCCATCCTGGTAGACGCAGCGGTCAACGACGTCCTCGCCGCCTGCCCCAACCTCACCGACCTCTCGCTGCTCGGGTGCCAGTGCGACGGAGAGGCGGTCATCTCGCTAGCCTCGCTCGAGCGGTGCCGGCTCGACTTCCTCGGCTCTGGCAACTCCTCTCTCAGGTTCGCCGCGCCCCGCGTCGAGTCCCTTGAGGTCCAGGGTTTCTCATTTATCTATCTGCAAGGTGGCAACCGTCTCAAACATCTCACAATCTCCAAGAACACTG GTAGTGTGCATCATGTCGAGATGGGGAAGCTCCCGGAGCTGGACCAGCTCTCGCTGCGCGGCGTCCAGTGGAGCTGGGGCGCCATCAGCTCGGTGCTGCAGTGCGCTAGCGAGGTGAAGCACCTGGTGATGAAGGTCGAATTCTCCGGTGATTATGACACGCTGCAGCCGTTTCCGGAGATCGACCTCGTCGAATTCTTCAACAGCCACCCGAAGCTTCGCAAGTTCGAGGTCCACGGCGCCATGTTCGCGGCGCTGAGTCAGGAAAACAGCCTGAAGAAT TTGGATTCAAGGTTCGTGATACCTTTCTTGGAGCAGGTCGTGGTCACCGTGCGGTCATCTCTCAATGCTAAGCAGAAGCTGAACACCCTCAAGTCCGTTGTCAGGTACAGCGTGAGGCTAAGAAGGATGATCATTAGGATCTCGCAGATGAAGAATTGCCATGCTGCTGGAGATGATTTCTTTGAGGAGATTTGCAAGTTCACTTACATGAACAGTGGGACAGTGTGCATAGAGTAG